A genomic segment from Brienomyrus brachyistius isolate T26 chromosome 9, BBRACH_0.4, whole genome shotgun sequence encodes:
- the si:dkey-87o1.2 gene encoding myosin-1: protein MRLSAVLVLLCFCFLAVLVYYAVRQETVLQKARIRLQVITGEVQKAENKRVEAKQKIEELSGPLSSAADKTDELTKAKTNVMKAEKDISSSLQACNTHKAEIMKSWNAAEENLKKLNADKEKEKKTAEQEIKLLKEQISERDKKLCQFVDPKNEEARKLCEKAKAAK from the exons ATGCGGTTGTCTGCCGTACTGGTCCTCCTCTGCTTCTGCTTCCTGGCAGTACTGGTTTACTATGCCGTCAGGCAGGAGACGGTCCTTCAGAAAGCCAGGATCCGGCTGCAGGTCATCACGGGGGAGGTGCAAAAGGCGGAAAACAAGAGAGTTGAGGCCAAGCAGAAGATCGAAGAGCTCAGTGGTCCCCTTTCATCTGCTGCGGATAAGACGGACGAGCTGACCAAGGCGAAGACCAACGTGATGAAGGCTGAGAAAGACATTTCGAGCAGTTTGCAGGCCTGCAACACACACAAG GCAGAGATCATGAAGTCTTGGAACGCCGCAGAAGAAAATCTCAAAAAACTGAACG CTGATAAggagaaggagaaaaaaacagcagaacaagaaattaaattattaaaggaGCAGATCTCAGAAAGAGACAAGAAGTTGTGTCAGTTTGTGGACCCGAAGAATGAAGAAGCAAG GAAACTGTGTGAGAAGGCCAAGGCCGCAAAATGA
- the them4 gene encoding acyl-coenzyme A thioesterase THEM4 isoform X1, producing the protein MLRHGLRVTRIFCQTVLQSVSARPLGSAILRLIPRTALLPWLSSRAVSVSEWSLLSSPPRDYSLPNPSWSTEMQRLYEYYSSLCENEMEGGEKKAGGWGRLPSYNRTLKYAAGGKCLSKMLKEKARLFTRNTEEQGAAFEYVVFMNKSEKRCVCIFQAGHLLEGPPGNVHGGAIATIIDTSLGTLAGYLSGIVMTANLSINYCSPIPLGSVVLINSVLDKVEGRKTFVSCQVTSSDGSKLHTEATGLFISINVGHLFGG; encoded by the exons ATGTTACGACACGGTTTGCGGGTGACTAGAATATTTTGTCAAACCGTGCTACAGTCCGTTTCCGCTCGTCCCCTCGGCAGCGCCATCCTGCGGCTGATTCCCAGGACAGCCCTGCTTCCTTGGCTCAGCTCTCGCGCTGTGTCG GTGTCGGAATGGTCATTGCTCTCCTCTCCACCCCGTGACTACAGCCTGCCCAACCCTTCCTGGAGCACGGAGATGCAGAGGCTGTATGAGTATTACAGCAGCCTTTGCGAGAACGAGATGGAGGGTGGCGagaagaaggcaggagggtgggggaGACTTCCCAGCTATAATCGCACACTCAAATACGCAGCAG GCGGGAAGTGTCTCAGTAAGATGCTGAAGGAGAAGGCCCGCCTCTTCACCCGGAACACAGAAGAGCAGGGTGCAGCCTTTGAGTATGTCGTCTTCATGAACAAGTCGGAAAAGCGCTGTGTCTGCATCTTCCAAGCAGGCCATCTTCTGGAAGGCCCTCCTGG GAATGTCCACGGTGGTGCTATAGCCACCATCATCGATACTTCGTTGGGTACCCTCGCTGGATACCTCTCTGGAATAGTCATGACAGCCAACCTCAGTATCAACTACTGCAG TCCCATCCCCCTAGGCAGCGTGGTGCTGATTAACTCTGTCCTCGATAAGGTCGAGGGGAGAAAGACCTTTGTCTCTTGCCAAGTGACCAGTTCAGATGGTTCCAAACTGCACACAGAGGCTACGG GCTTGTTTATATCCATCAATGTAGGACATCTATTTGGGGGGTAA
- the zgc:174935 gene encoding uncharacterized protein zgc:174935, producing the protein MKSIIVLMSIAVVGVMASLAFIYIKHNEKVKLSETFSKLDTKHQTVIFEINEHMADIAVMQDEMETAIKQENSLRTELEKIGISNKRKKDQLETCRVEEKQRSDEMAALENQRKTAEEQFKKEKAAWTSNIAALEKQLTEKSTVCMFVNMTKQEAKELCGNVQPVPVPK; encoded by the exons ATGAAGTCGATAATAGTGCTGATGAGCATCGCAGTCGTCGGAGTAATGGCTTCGCTTGCCTTCATATACATCAAGCACAATGAGAAGGTAAAGCTATCTGAGACCTTCTCCAAACTGGACACTAAGCACCAGACGGTAATATTCGAAATAAATGAACATATGGCAGATATCGCCGTGATGCAAGATGAAATGGAGACAGCCATCAAGCAGGAGAACTCTTTGCGGACCGAGCTGGAAAAGATTGGGATTTCAAACAAGCGTAAGAAAGATCAGCTGGAGACCTGTCGTGTAGAGGAG AAACAGCGGAGTGACGAAATGGCAGCCCTTGAAAACCAAAGGAAGACCGCTGAAG AACAGTTCAAGAAGGAGAAGGCGGCATGGACGTCAAACATAGCAGCCCTTGAAAAACAGCTGACAGAGAAGAGcactgtgtgcatgtttgtgaaCATGACAAAACAAGAAGCCAA GGAACTGTGTGGGAATGTTCAACCTGTTCCTGTTCCGAAATAG
- the them4 gene encoding acyl-coenzyme A thioesterase THEM4 isoform X2, with protein MQRLYEYYSSLCENEMEGGEKKAGGWGRLPSYNRTLKYAAGGKCLSKMLKEKARLFTRNTEEQGAAFEYVVFMNKSEKRCVCIFQAGHLLEGPPGNVHGGAIATIIDTSLGTLAGYLSGIVMTANLSINYCSPIPLGSVVLINSVLDKVEGRKTFVSCQVTSSDGSKLHTEATGLFISINVGHLFGG; from the exons ATGCAGAGGCTGTATGAGTATTACAGCAGCCTTTGCGAGAACGAGATGGAGGGTGGCGagaagaaggcaggagggtgggggaGACTTCCCAGCTATAATCGCACACTCAAATACGCAGCAG GCGGGAAGTGTCTCAGTAAGATGCTGAAGGAGAAGGCCCGCCTCTTCACCCGGAACACAGAAGAGCAGGGTGCAGCCTTTGAGTATGTCGTCTTCATGAACAAGTCGGAAAAGCGCTGTGTCTGCATCTTCCAAGCAGGCCATCTTCTGGAAGGCCCTCCTGG GAATGTCCACGGTGGTGCTATAGCCACCATCATCGATACTTCGTTGGGTACCCTCGCTGGATACCTCTCTGGAATAGTCATGACAGCCAACCTCAGTATCAACTACTGCAG TCCCATCCCCCTAGGCAGCGTGGTGCTGATTAACTCTGTCCTCGATAAGGTCGAGGGGAGAAAGACCTTTGTCTCTTGCCAAGTGACCAGTTCAGATGGTTCCAAACTGCACACAGAGGCTACGG GCTTGTTTATATCCATCAATGTAGGACATCTATTTGGGGGGTAA